One genomic region from Equus asinus isolate D_3611 breed Donkey chromosome 10, EquAss-T2T_v2, whole genome shotgun sequence encodes:
- the SLC25A51 gene encoding mitochondrial nicotinamide adenine dinucleotide transporter SLC25A51, translating to MDSEAHEKRAPLLTSSKQDIAPHIAHVGGMKHYLCGCCAAFNNIAITFPIQKVLFRQQLYGIRTRDAVLQLRRDGFRNLYRGILPPLMQKTTTLALMFGLYEDLSCLLHKHVSTPEFATRSMAAVLAGTTEAIFTPLERVQTLLQDHKHHDKFTNTYHAFKALKCHGMREYYRGLVPILFRNGFSNVLFFGLRGPIKEHLPTATTHSAHLVNDFICGGLLGAVLGILFFPVNVVKTRMQSQIGGEFQSFPKVFQKIWLERDRKLTNLFRGAHLNYHRSLISWGIINATYEFLLKII from the coding sequence ATGGATTCTGAAGCTCATGAAAAGAGGGCGCCACTCCTAACATCTTCGAAACAAGACATAGCACCTCATATTGCACACGTTGGTGGAATGAAGCATTACTTGTGTGGCTGCTGTGCAGCCTTCAACAATATAGCCATCACCTTCCCCATTCAGAAGGTCCTCTTCCGGCAGCAGCTGTATGGGATCAGGACGCGGGATGCAGTCCTTCAGCTGAGGAGGGATGGATTTCGAAACTTATACCGCGGAATCCTTCCCCCCTTGATGCAGAAGACGACCACGCTGGCACTGATGTTTGGGCTCTATGAGGATTTATCTTGCCTTCTCCATAAGCATGTCAGTACCCCGGAGTTTGCGACCCGTAGCATGGCAGCAGTACTGGCAGGGACAACAGAAGCGATCTTCACTCCACTGGAAAGAGTTCAGACATTGCTTCAAGACCACAAGCATCATGACAAATTTACAAACACCTATCACGCGTTCAAGGCGCTGAAATGCCATGGGATGAGAGAGTATTATCGAGGCTTGGTGCCCATTCTTTTCCGTAATGGTTTCAGCAATGTCCTTTTTTTTGGCCTTCGAGGGCCCATCAAGGAGCATCTGCCGACCGCCACCACTCACAGTGCTCATCTGGTCAACGATTTTATCTGTGGAGGTCTGTTGGGGGCCGTGCTGGGAATCTTGTTTTTTCCAGTTAATGTCGTAAAAACTCGCATGCAATCTCAGATTGGTGGGGAGTTTCAGTCTTTCCCCAAGGTTTTCCAAAAAATCTGGCTAGAACGGGACAGGAAACTGACAAATCTTTTCAGAGGTGCCCATCTGAATTACCATCGGTCCCTCATCTCTTGGGGCATAATCAATGCGACTTACGAGTTCTTGTTAAAGATTATATGA